From Juglans regia cultivar Chandler chromosome 6, Walnut 2.0, whole genome shotgun sequence, the proteins below share one genomic window:
- the LOC108998163 gene encoding uncharacterized protein LOC108998163 produces MARSFFRKLLTYLSSDDELDAVINAEADERLFRDYFSENLVYPSNLFRRRFRMSRPLFLRILNEVEAYEPYFVQRRDNAGRLGLSSMQKITAALRILAYGVTGDFMDEYIRIGESTAMESLKKFCKTIVTVFSDEYLRSPNANDIARLLVVGEQQGFPAQGRAPPVNFIINGNDYTMGYYLADSIYPKWSTFVKMIPSPQGNKKKNFATAQESARKDVECAFGVLQQRFAIVRGPSRLFKVNDLTNIMKACVILHNMIIKDERDDSQGLNMEYDQLDDDLPELSLNPTNEFINFIQRHHEIRDSSAHHQLQANLIEHHWQLYSQQ; encoded by the exons ATGGCTCGTTCTTTCTTTCGCAAATtacttacatacttgtcatcTGATGATGAGCTGGATGCTGTTATTAATGCCGAGGCTGATGAGCGCCTTTTTCGTGACTATTTCTCAGAAAATCTTGTATATCCCTCCAATCTATTTCGAAGGAGATTTCGGATGAGTCGTCCCTTATTTCTCCGTATCCTAAATGAGGTAGAGGCTTACGAGCCCTACTTCGTccagagaagagataatgccggaagacttggtttatcttctatgcaaaagataaccgCAGCACTTAGAATACTGGCCTATGGGGTTActggagattttatggatgaatacatacgtATTGGAGAAAGCACCGCAATGGAGAGTCTAAAAAAATTTTGCAAGACAATCGTAACtgttttttcagatgaatatttgcggtctccaaatgccaatgatattgctcgatTGCTTGTTGTTGGTGAACAACAGGGATTCCC TGCCCAAGGGCGTGCTCCACCAGTCAATTTCATAATCAATGGCAATGACTACACTATGGGGTACTACCTTGCCGATAGTATTTATCCCAAGTGGTCAACGTTTGTGAAGATGATTCCATCACCCCAagggaataagaaaaaaaactttgccACAGCACAAGAATCTGCAAGAAAAGATGTCGAGTGTGCCTTCGGGGTACTTCAACAACGATTTGCAATCGTTCGTGGACCTTCTCGATTATTCAAAGTCAATGacctaacaaatataatgaaagcatgtgttattctacataacATGATCATTAAGGATGAGCGTGATGATAGTCAGGGTTTGAACATGGagtatgatcaacttgatgatgatCTTCCAGAATTGTCGCTCAATCCAACTAACGAGTTCATCAACTTCATTCAGCGCCATCATGAAATTAGAGACAGCTCGGCACATCATCAACTACAAGCAAATTTAATTGAACATCACTGGCAATTATATTCCCAACAATAG